The Geoglobus acetivorans genome window below encodes:
- a CDS encoding ammonia-forming cytochrome c nitrite reductase subunit c552, giving the protein MRGRYLVILLVVLAVVFAGCSQQEEKTAPTPTPTPEKTPTPVPTPDIEKIKQKAVEDAVHELMVSALNLHYDNPNTPEVEGVNVNPEFGCSGCHFSKEAVPRMEEWGRSAHGGHVLEVKEEDVTKAVTEEDAPAWVHYDFKQPNRQPCQKCHTSTGFRNFVSDPENYNPENNTFLLTGQQKEFLYCWACHKVEDGSFELRNPGRFARVAEYSEPADRISAVPDLGESNLCMVCHSGRSSGAAIKSAEEIKGKHFGAFNSHYLAAGGIIFRTLPYEFEGRDYVSSNPHASIEGLCTACHMSNADHTFEAVEVKNGAVVDIKAYDTLCKKCHGDDKNALISTINERKSQYESALKTIEKLLAEKGIYYDGERYPYFYGTPNAEEHTFANAFKDWPSKDILGAAYNLNLLAREPGAFVHNPEYVKQIIYDTIDFLDDGVLNKSAEKSVPEDVKAFIQGAR; this is encoded by the coding sequence ATGAGGGGCAGATATCTGGTAATCCTGCTGGTTGTGCTGGCAGTTGTTTTTGCAGGGTGCAGCCAGCAGGAAGAAAAGACCGCGCCCACTCCAACCCCAACACCCGAAAAAACTCCAACGCCCGTACCAACTCCCGATATTGAAAAAATCAAGCAGAAAGCCGTGGAGGATGCAGTCCACGAACTGATGGTCTCCGCGCTGAACCTGCACTACGACAATCCGAACACTCCCGAGGTAGAGGGCGTCAACGTGAACCCCGAATTTGGTTGTTCGGGATGTCACTTCTCGAAAGAGGCAGTTCCAAGGATGGAGGAGTGGGGACGCTCTGCCCATGGAGGGCATGTGCTTGAGGTGAAAGAGGAGGACGTCACCAAGGCCGTAACCGAAGAGGACGCTCCCGCATGGGTCCACTACGATTTCAAGCAGCCCAACAGGCAGCCCTGTCAGAAGTGCCACACCTCAACGGGCTTCAGGAACTTTGTGAGCGATCCGGAGAATTACAACCCTGAGAACAACACATTCCTGCTGACGGGTCAGCAGAAGGAATTCCTGTACTGCTGGGCCTGCCACAAGGTTGAGGACGGAAGCTTTGAGCTGAGAAACCCGGGCAGGTTCGCGAGGGTTGCAGAGTATTCAGAGCCCGCGGACAGGATTTCAGCGGTGCCGGACCTCGGCGAATCCAATCTGTGCATGGTGTGCCATTCGGGAAGGAGCAGTGGGGCAGCAATAAAATCTGCTGAAGAGATCAAGGGCAAGCACTTTGGAGCCTTCAACTCCCATTATCTGGCTGCGGGAGGCATAATCTTCAGAACTCTGCCTTACGAGTTTGAGGGAAGGGACTACGTTTCATCCAACCCGCACGCAAGTATAGAAGGCCTCTGCACCGCATGCCACATGAGCAATGCAGACCACACATTTGAGGCCGTTGAGGTCAAAAACGGGGCTGTGGTGGATATTAAGGCGTATGACACGCTCTGCAAGAAATGCCACGGAGATGACAAGAATGCCCTGATATCGACGATAAACGAGAGGAAGTCCCAGTACGAATCTGCGTTGAAGACGATTGAAAAGCTTCTGGCGGAGAAGGGCATCTACTACGACGGTGAGAGGTATCCGTACTTCTACGGCACACCCAATGCTGAGGAGCACACATTTGCCAACGCATTCAAGGACTGGCCGAGCAAGGACATTCTTGGAGCTGCGTACAACCTCAACCTGCTCGCTCGTGAACCCGGAGCATTCGTACACAACCCGGAGTATGTGAAGCAGATCATCTACGATACGATAGACTTCCTCGACGATGGCGTGCTGAACAAATCGGCAGAGAAAAGCGTTCCAGAGGATGTGAAGGCCTTTATCCAGGGGGCAAGATAA
- a CDS encoding isocitrate/isopropylmalate family dehydrogenase → MKKVAVIPGDGIGKEVMEAAMLILENFNLSFKYVWLEAGDEAEKKYGRALPDETLEEVRKCDAVLFGAAGETAADVIVRLRQELKTFANIRPARTFKGVPALHENVNMVIVRENTECLYRGLEFEVADGITEAVRVITREASERIVRYAFELARREGRKRVTALHKANVMRKTCGLFRQVFYQVAGEYEDIKANDYYIDAACMYMAMRPQMFDVVVTTNMFGDIISDLAAGVVGGLGLAPSANIGEKHAIFEPVHGAAFDIAGKGIANPTAMILTACMMLRHFGYPEYADRIEGAVEKAISEGKTTPDLGGELKTMEMANVVLSYVEP, encoded by the coding sequence ATGAAGAAAGTAGCGGTCATCCCAGGAGATGGCATTGGAAAAGAAGTAATGGAAGCAGCAATGCTGATACTGGAAAATTTCAATCTTTCATTCAAATACGTTTGGCTTGAGGCCGGGGATGAGGCAGAGAAGAAATACGGTAGGGCTTTGCCGGACGAAACGCTCGAGGAGGTCAGGAAGTGTGATGCGGTGCTGTTTGGAGCTGCGGGAGAGACTGCAGCGGATGTCATAGTCAGGCTCAGGCAGGAGCTGAAAACATTCGCCAACATAAGGCCTGCGAGAACGTTTAAGGGCGTCCCGGCTTTACACGAGAACGTTAACATGGTCATCGTGAGAGAGAACACCGAGTGCCTCTACAGGGGCCTTGAGTTTGAGGTTGCTGACGGGATAACTGAGGCTGTGAGAGTAATAACGAGAGAGGCGAGCGAGAGGATAGTGAGGTATGCTTTCGAGCTTGCGAGACGGGAGGGGAGGAAAAGAGTGACGGCCCTGCACAAGGCAAACGTGATGAGGAAGACGTGCGGACTGTTCAGACAGGTGTTCTACCAGGTTGCCGGAGAGTATGAGGATATAAAGGCGAACGACTACTACATAGATGCCGCCTGCATGTACATGGCCATGAGGCCCCAGATGTTTGATGTGGTTGTGACAACAAACATGTTTGGAGACATAATTTCCGATCTTGCGGCAGGAGTGGTTGGAGGGCTGGGGCTGGCTCCTTCAGCCAACATAGGTGAGAAGCATGCAATCTTCGAGCCCGTGCACGGTGCGGCTTTCGACATAGCCGGGAAAGGCATAGCCAACCCAACAGCCATGATCCTCACGGCGTGCATGATGCTCCGGCATTTTGGTTATCCTGAATATGCGGACAGGATAGAGGGTGCGGTTGAGAAAGCCATATCCGAGGGCAAGACAACACCGGACCTTGGTGGAGAGCTGAAAACAATGGAAATGGCTAATGTCGTTCTTTCTTACGTCGAGCCATAA
- a CDS encoding 3-isopropylmalate dehydratase small subunit, whose product MGRAWRFGDDVDTDVIIQGKYLVINEPEKLAEHVFENVRPDFAKNVQNGDFVVAGENFGCGSSREHAPLALKATKIEAVIAKSYARIFFRNAVNIGLKVIECSDADRIDDGDELEIDYERNVIVNKTKNEEYQFNPLPEFLKNILDSGGLVNFARKLYGELK is encoded by the coding sequence ATGGGCAGAGCATGGAGATTTGGAGATGACGTTGATACTGATGTAATAATTCAGGGAAAATATCTGGTCATAAATGAGCCTGAAAAACTTGCAGAGCATGTTTTTGAGAACGTCAGACCTGATTTTGCAAAGAATGTTCAGAATGGGGATTTCGTTGTGGCGGGGGAGAATTTCGGTTGCGGGAGCAGCAGAGAACACGCGCCCCTCGCACTTAAGGCAACGAAGATCGAGGCAGTGATTGCCAAAAGCTATGCCAGAATTTTCTTCAGAAATGCGGTGAATATCGGTCTGAAGGTTATTGAATGCAGTGATGCTGACAGGATTGATGATGGAGATGAGCTTGAAATTGACTACGAGAGAAATGTTATCGTAAACAAAACAAAGAATGAGGAATACCAATTCAATCCACTACCGGAATTTCTTAAAAACATTCTTGACAGTGGAGGTCTCGTTAACTTTGCCAGAAAGCTTTACGGTGAGCTGAAATGA
- a CDS encoding multiheme c-type cytochrome has product MRGLLPALLIFATTIAIASADECIDCHRQITPGIVDQWLSGNMSKHFGCEACHGSDHKSSDDWQNARMPTPDTCRACHPKQYEQYASGKHYYAWIAMKAMPALQHVPNPQRNLEGFKGCSGCHKIGVIQGEEQYRYGAAACDSCHTRHRFSKEEARKPEACLPCHMGFDHPQYEMWSTSKHGVIYRIEGDTGRAPKCQTCHMANGNHSVMTAWGFLALRVPEDDEEWWKDRVTILQALGVLDENGNPTERFDIVKAGKVARLNKEEWQAEREKMIRICSQCHSENFAREQLEAGDRMIREADRVFAEAIRTVKELYDLGILEKPEGWKYAPDLLQFYEVKTPIEEELYRMFMEYRMRTFQGAFHMNPDYSFWYGWAPLKESLIKIKYEAEKLKVEKLAEERAAQPTSTPTPEKAEKQSESTPGFETVSAVMAVLSAVALAAGAARKR; this is encoded by the coding sequence ATGAGGGGGTTGCTACCAGCACTCCTGATTTTTGCCACAACGATTGCCATTGCAAGCGCGGATGAGTGTATCGACTGCCACAGGCAGATAACTCCAGGCATAGTCGATCAGTGGCTTTCCGGGAACATGAGCAAGCACTTTGGATGTGAGGCCTGTCATGGAAGCGACCATAAAAGCTCTGACGACTGGCAGAATGCCAGGATGCCAACTCCTGACACATGCAGGGCCTGCCATCCAAAGCAGTACGAGCAGTATGCAAGCGGGAAACACTACTACGCATGGATTGCCATGAAGGCCATGCCAGCACTACAGCACGTTCCAAACCCCCAGAGAAACCTTGAGGGCTTCAAGGGCTGCAGCGGGTGTCACAAGATAGGTGTGATTCAGGGAGAGGAACAGTACAGGTACGGTGCGGCAGCATGCGATTCCTGCCACACCCGCCACAGGTTCAGCAAGGAAGAGGCAAGAAAACCCGAGGCCTGTCTGCCGTGCCATATGGGCTTTGACCATCCGCAGTACGAGATGTGGTCAACCAGCAAGCACGGAGTCATATACAGGATCGAAGGGGATACGGGCAGGGCACCAAAGTGCCAGACCTGCCACATGGCCAACGGAAACCACAGCGTGATGACTGCCTGGGGTTTCCTCGCCCTGAGAGTCCCTGAAGACGATGAAGAGTGGTGGAAAGATAGAGTGACGATCCTGCAGGCCCTCGGAGTGCTGGATGAGAACGGAAATCCGACGGAGAGGTTTGACATTGTCAAGGCGGGCAAGGTTGCCAGGCTGAACAAGGAAGAATGGCAGGCTGAAAGGGAAAAGATGATCAGGATCTGCAGCCAGTGCCATTCCGAAAACTTCGCCAGAGAACAGCTTGAAGCCGGAGACAGGATGATAAGGGAAGCAGACAGGGTGTTTGCGGAGGCCATAAGGACTGTTAAAGAGCTTTACGACCTTGGAATTCTGGAGAAGCCGGAGGGGTGGAAGTACGCTCCCGATCTGCTTCAGTTCTATGAAGTTAAGACGCCCATAGAGGAAGAGCTGTACCGGATGTTCATGGAGTACAGGATGAGGACGTTTCAGGGAGCGTTCCACATGAACCCGGACTACAGCTTCTGGTACGGCTGGGCACCGCTGAAAGAATCCCTGATAAAGATAAAGTATGAAGCAGAGAAACTCAAGGTCGAAAAGCTCGCAGAGGAGAGAGCTGCACAGCCCACCTCGACTCCAACCCCAGAGAAGGCTGAAAAGCAGAGCGAATCCACACCGGGATTTGAAACAGTTTCCGCAGTCATGGCGGTTCTTTCGGCAGTGGCTCTTGCTGCAGGAGCTGCGAGGAAACGCTGA
- a CDS encoding rod shape-determining protein, which produces MKFVGLDIGTNYTKATADGENVIIFPSLVVYGEEKEWSLKGTDEREVYVGDEAAYMAQNMENVEVLRPLHEGRLMHGSYIELAKHALNLLGVDGGCFVTTGLPVKSSKKERAELVDELKNAIGADVLLLPQPVGSMAYMNLKTGVCIDIGFGTTDVVVLADMEYLKGDTMLVGVDKVYDTMEMTIRNRFGISITPEEMTRLLSQDGYEVGRVRGGKKIVVRKEDIQEEYSRVIEEWVERIVNRVNMLLEGLSVSLVENIVLSGGGAKLPGVYEKFAEHFRDIGEIKVPDDPVTANARGFHRLARTFRNESAAEGEREKSDEADVKEKKSRKKK; this is translated from the coding sequence ATGAAATTCGTCGGGCTGGACATTGGAACAAATTACACCAAGGCAACTGCGGATGGTGAGAACGTCATAATTTTCCCGAGTCTCGTTGTTTACGGAGAGGAAAAGGAGTGGAGTCTGAAGGGTACAGATGAGCGCGAGGTTTACGTTGGTGATGAGGCTGCATACATGGCGCAGAACATGGAGAACGTTGAGGTGCTGAGACCCCTGCATGAGGGCAGGCTGATGCATGGCTCCTATATCGAACTCGCAAAACATGCTCTCAACCTCCTCGGGGTTGATGGGGGGTGTTTTGTAACAACCGGCTTGCCGGTCAAAAGTTCTAAGAAGGAACGGGCTGAGCTTGTTGATGAGCTCAAAAACGCAATAGGTGCTGATGTTCTGCTTCTCCCTCAGCCTGTAGGCTCAATGGCATACATGAATCTAAAAACGGGTGTTTGCATCGACATTGGCTTTGGCACTACTGATGTGGTGGTTCTTGCGGATATGGAGTACCTGAAAGGGGACACGATGCTTGTGGGCGTGGATAAGGTCTATGACACCATGGAAATGACGATAAGAAACAGGTTTGGAATCTCAATAACTCCAGAGGAGATGACCCGGCTCCTTTCACAGGATGGGTATGAGGTGGGCAGAGTCAGGGGAGGCAAGAAGATCGTCGTCAGGAAAGAGGACATTCAGGAGGAGTACAGCAGAGTTATTGAGGAGTGGGTGGAGAGGATAGTGAACAGGGTGAACATGCTCCTCGAAGGCCTCTCAGTTTCACTCGTTGAGAACATCGTTCTGAGTGGAGGCGGAGCGAAACTGCCCGGTGTGTATGAGAAGTTCGCCGAGCATTTCAGAGATATTGGCGAGATAAAGGTGCCCGATGACCCTGTAACTGCCAATGCGAGGGGCTTCCACAGGCTTGCGAGAACGTTCAGAAACGAGAGTGCAGCAGAGGGTGAAAGGGAGAAAAGCGACGAGGCTGATGTGAAAGAAAAGAAGAGCCGGAAGAAGAAATGA
- a CDS encoding PGF-pre-PGF domain-containing protein: MDVKIIFLALFLSLVVSVASADVPYFPVKVYPSSPDNGTVVYVSVENTGGYAKYCVFSWYLDNVLVQQNKVNFSGSSAEDFRIVSYGSWRVKVDVYDYYDQLINFTEVSFSVILFQKPVAAFTLSPQNPEVGEAVQFDASASNDPDGGSIVEYSWDFGDGSGLTVSRPDIAHTYTAAGEYVVTLTVTDDEGASSQISKTVTVVPTPTPTPTPTPTPTSELPGGSGGGSAGYAGGGGGGGFVPPPPPPETTPTPEETPAPRGIVYSEVVKAEKNVEVKLEVRQGTVEEETGVLSLTIKAPESMNLKVEVRKLESPPAEVPEPPAKKVYRFVEITFRNNDTGEEVEPTGYIDFKVSKSWVAESGHDPEDIILMRYHNGWEELRTEMVGEDENYYYYRAETGGFSVFAIAVKEVAPSVTPTPTRTPEIVTPTPAVTPTAAKTETPGETPAPEITPANVETKGTPETSKTPAFETVFALTAIAAVAIFRKLRES, translated from the coding sequence ATGGACGTGAAAATAATTTTTCTGGCTCTATTTTTGTCACTCGTGGTGTCTGTGGCTTCAGCAGATGTCCCGTATTTTCCGGTCAAGGTCTACCCTTCCAGCCCCGATAACGGTACTGTTGTTTACGTTTCTGTTGAAAACACGGGAGGCTATGCCAAATACTGCGTCTTCAGCTGGTATCTCGATAATGTGCTGGTTCAGCAAAACAAAGTAAATTTTTCCGGGAGTTCAGCAGAGGACTTCCGGATAGTCTCTTACGGGAGCTGGAGGGTGAAGGTTGATGTTTATGACTACTATGATCAGCTGATAAACTTCACTGAAGTTTCTTTCTCAGTCATACTGTTTCAGAAACCCGTTGCGGCCTTCACGTTATCTCCCCAGAATCCAGAAGTCGGAGAAGCGGTTCAGTTCGACGCATCCGCCAGTAACGATCCTGATGGTGGAAGTATCGTCGAGTATTCATGGGATTTTGGTGACGGTAGCGGCCTTACGGTATCTCGGCCGGATATTGCCCACACCTATACTGCTGCGGGAGAATATGTGGTCACGCTAACTGTGACGGACGATGAAGGTGCATCATCCCAGATATCAAAAACAGTCACGGTAGTTCCTACACCCACACCTACCCCTACTCCAACCCCCACGCCTACTTCTGAACTGCCAGGTGGTTCAGGCGGTGGCTCTGCGGGATACGCAGGGGGTGGTGGCGGCGGAGGATTTGTTCCACCACCTCCGCCACCTGAAACAACACCAACTCCTGAAGAAACTCCTGCACCAAGGGGAATAGTCTACTCGGAGGTTGTCAAAGCTGAGAAAAACGTCGAAGTGAAGTTGGAGGTCAGGCAGGGGACTGTGGAGGAGGAAACAGGAGTCCTCTCGCTCACAATCAAGGCCCCGGAAAGCATGAACCTGAAGGTGGAGGTCAGGAAGCTTGAGTCTCCACCTGCTGAGGTTCCCGAACCTCCAGCAAAGAAGGTCTACAGGTTCGTGGAGATAACCTTCAGGAACAACGACACCGGAGAGGAGGTTGAGCCCACAGGCTACATAGACTTCAAGGTTTCCAAGAGCTGGGTTGCTGAGAGCGGACATGATCCTGAGGATATCATCCTCATGAGGTACCACAACGGCTGGGAAGAACTCAGGACGGAAATGGTCGGAGAGGATGAGAACTATTACTACTACAGGGCTGAAACCGGAGGTTTCAGCGTGTTTGCAATCGCTGTCAAGGAGGTTGCTCCTTCAGTGACCCCCACACCGACCAGGACTCCTGAAATCGTTACGCCCACGCCTGCTGTCACTCCGACAGCTGCAAAGACTGAAACTCCTGGGGAGACTCCGGCTCCCGAAATTACCCCCGCTAATGTTGAAACCAAGGGAACTCCAGAGACTTCCAAGACTCCAGCGTTTGAGACAGTATTTGCACTGACGGCGATAGCTGCTGTTGCGATCTTCAGGAAGCTCAGAGAGTCTTAA
- a CDS encoding 30S ribosomal protein S15, whose translation MARMHARRKGKSGSNRVYRDAPPEWVDLKAEEVEKLVIKLYNEGYEPSVIGTVLRDTYGVPSVKQITGKKITEILKENGVEIKIPEDLKSLIRKAINLRKHLETHRKDLHNKRGLQLIEAKIHRLSWYYKEKGVLPENWKYDPVKLEIELFR comes from the coding sequence ATGGCAAGGATGCATGCAAGAAGGAAAGGAAAATCAGGATCAAATAGAGTTTACAGAGACGCTCCTCCTGAATGGGTGGACCTGAAGGCGGAGGAGGTCGAGAAACTCGTTATCAAGCTCTATAACGAAGGATACGAACCAAGTGTAATTGGAACAGTCCTGAGAGACACCTACGGAGTGCCTTCAGTAAAACAGATTACAGGAAAGAAAATAACAGAGATACTCAAGGAGAACGGTGTCGAGATAAAGATACCTGAGGACCTGAAATCCCTCATAAGGAAGGCAATAAACCTGAGAAAGCATCTGGAGACTCACAGAAAGGATCTGCACAACAAGAGGGGGTTGCAGCTGATTGAAGCAAAGATCCACAGGCTTTCATGGTACTACAAGGAAAAGGGAGTCCTGCCCGAGAACTGGAAGTACGATCCAGTTAAGCTTGAAATCGAGCTGTTCAGATAA
- a CDS encoding XTP/dITP diphosphatase, whose product MRVRFITSNKGKFEEMKHIGEKYGIDVEWASMEYLEPQGSSLEFVARKSIEMIDAKPPFFIEDSGLFIEALNGFPGVYSSYVFKTIGNEGILRLMEGIENRKARFVCVIAYTDGVETQIFTGEVEGEIAREARGDAGFGYDPIFEVSGRTFAEMGNEKNAVSHRRRAAEKFFSWLAKSF is encoded by the coding sequence ATGAGGGTCAGATTCATCACCTCAAATAAAGGCAAATTTGAGGAAATGAAACACATAGGGGAGAAATACGGCATAGACGTCGAGTGGGCCAGCATGGAGTATCTGGAACCTCAGGGCAGCAGCCTGGAGTTTGTTGCCAGAAAGAGCATTGAGATGATAGATGCAAAGCCACCGTTTTTCATTGAGGATAGCGGTCTTTTCATTGAGGCACTTAATGGATTTCCAGGCGTGTATTCATCATACGTTTTCAAAACAATAGGCAATGAAGGGATACTGAGACTCATGGAGGGCATAGAAAACAGAAAAGCCAGGTTCGTATGCGTTATAGCATACACTGACGGAGTGGAAACACAGATTTTCACGGGAGAGGTCGAGGGCGAGATTGCACGTGAAGCAAGAGGAGATGCCGGTTTTGGATACGATCCCATCTTTGAAGTCAGTGGCAGGACATTTGCTGAGATGGGCAATGAAAAGAATGCGGTGAGCCACCGGAGAAGAGCGGCAGAAAAATTTTTCAGCTGGCTGGCAAAAAGTTTTTAA
- the glyA gene encoding serine hydroxymethyltransferase: protein MDYGRIYEIVNGHTRFYADSLPMIASENITSKFVRRCYLSDLGHRYAEGKVGERYYQGCIFIDEIESSAIALTKELFEAEHANVQPVSGVVANLAVFFALTDPGDKIMAYSVPCGGHISHDRVSAAGLRGLSTLYYPFDNDSFEIDIDATRNIALKEKPKLFVLGTSLILFKQPVEEIKEIADEINARVMFDASHVLGLIAGRQFQKPLKEGADVMTGSTHKTFFGPQRAVILCRRELADVIDRSVFPGVVSNHHLNTLAGYAVSAMEMKIYGEDYARQVIDNARKLAERLHELGLDVVGENRGFTETHQVAVDVSRHGGGEKVAEKLEAAGIILNKNLLPWDSLKDTVNPSGIRMGVQELTRLGMKEPEMEEIAEIIYGVISGKISEKEAGNRVKQLKSEFNTIKYTFEEHLAYEFPEIC, encoded by the coding sequence ATGGATTACGGGCGAATTTACGAGATCGTGAATGGACATACCAGATTTTATGCTGATTCGTTACCCATGATAGCCAGTGAAAACATAACCAGCAAGTTCGTCAGGAGATGTTATCTTTCCGACCTGGGTCACAGATATGCTGAAGGAAAGGTGGGAGAGAGGTATTATCAGGGGTGCATATTTATTGATGAAATTGAAAGCTCTGCAATTGCCCTTACAAAGGAGCTTTTTGAAGCTGAGCATGCCAACGTCCAGCCTGTAAGTGGTGTCGTTGCAAATCTTGCAGTATTCTTCGCTCTGACTGATCCGGGAGATAAGATAATGGCCTACTCAGTTCCCTGTGGTGGGCACATAAGCCATGACAGGGTATCGGCTGCGGGGCTGAGGGGACTTTCAACTCTTTACTATCCCTTTGATAACGATAGCTTTGAGATCGATATTGACGCAACGAGGAATATAGCTCTGAAGGAGAAACCGAAGCTTTTTGTTCTTGGCACAAGCCTCATTCTTTTCAAACAACCTGTGGAAGAAATTAAAGAAATTGCGGACGAAATAAATGCAAGGGTAATGTTTGATGCAAGCCACGTTCTCGGACTGATTGCGGGAAGACAGTTTCAGAAACCGCTCAAAGAAGGAGCAGATGTTATGACCGGCTCAACCCACAAAACCTTTTTCGGCCCGCAGAGGGCGGTAATACTCTGCAGAAGGGAGCTGGCAGATGTTATCGACAGGTCGGTTTTTCCGGGAGTGGTCAGCAACCACCACCTCAACACCCTTGCAGGCTACGCCGTATCGGCCATGGAAATGAAGATTTACGGAGAGGACTATGCAAGACAGGTGATCGATAATGCCAGGAAACTTGCAGAGAGGCTTCATGAGCTCGGTCTGGATGTTGTTGGAGAGAACAGGGGATTCACGGAAACGCATCAGGTTGCCGTTGATGTGAGCAGGCACGGTGGAGGAGAAAAGGTTGCCGAAAAACTTGAGGCTGCAGGAATAATACTGAACAAGAATCTCCTTCCATGGGACAGTTTGAAGGATACTGTAAACCCGTCTGGCATAAGGATGGGTGTTCAGGAGCTGACGAGGCTTGGGATGAAAGAACCTGAGATGGAAGAGATTGCCGAGATAATCTACGGCGTCATCTCAGGAAAAATATCCGAAAAGGAGGCAGGAAACAGGGTGAAGCAGCTTAAATCTGAATTCAACACGATAAAGTACACGTTTGAGGAGCATCTGGCTTATGAATTTCCGGAAATTTGCTGA
- a CDS encoding DUF1284 domain-containing protein, with amino-acid sequence MNNLFEILGEHHINVIFGADDVCRKCPHLADGLCNYEENAEEHIVELDQMAYRLLNVYPGMETSWREIKNRLSEIMKAWKTFACENCDWRHVCENDEEWSGY; translated from the coding sequence GTGAATAATCTCTTCGAAATTCTCGGAGAACACCACATCAATGTAATTTTTGGTGCTGACGACGTCTGCAGGAAATGCCCACACCTTGCAGACGGATTATGCAACTACGAGGAGAATGCAGAAGAACACATTGTTGAGCTTGACCAGATGGCGTACAGGCTGCTGAATGTCTATCCCGGAATGGAAACTTCCTGGAGAGAGATAAAAAACAGACTGTCAGAGATAATGAAGGCCTGGAAAACGTTCGCATGCGAAAACTGCGACTGGAGACATGTCTGTGAGAACGATGAAGAGTGGAGTGGTTACTGA
- a CDS encoding DUF371 domain-containing protein, with product MSVRTMKSGVVTDEIYAKGHENITARHRTTLEITRDAEITPRGDCIVGVRADKSVKDLDEEIKRRIRERAKLKISLILPDYGKEISFHASGSEKLELSHPTDVVIRKSGYTCPRTLAINSEIASADMDREFADLLRDRKTTVILRIEV from the coding sequence ATGTCTGTGAGAACGATGAAGAGTGGAGTGGTTACTGACGAGATTTACGCAAAAGGCCATGAGAACATAACAGCAAGACACAGAACCACCTTGGAGATTACCAGAGATGCTGAAATCACGCCAAGAGGAGACTGTATCGTAGGTGTGAGGGCAGACAAATCTGTAAAAGATCTGGACGAGGAGATAAAGCGCAGAATTAGAGAAAGGGCAAAACTCAAAATCAGCCTCATACTGCCAGATTACGGGAAAGAGATTTCCTTCCACGCATCTGGCAGTGAAAAGCTTGAACTCAGCCATCCCACTGACGTAGTTATAAGAAAAAGTGGTTATACCTGTCCAAGAACCCTTGCGATAAATTCTGAGATCGCTTCGGCAGACATGGATAGAGAGTTTGCAGACCTGCTCAGAGACAGAAAAACCACTGTGATTCTGAGAATAGAGGTCTGA
- a CDS encoding coiled-coil protein has product MLEKLVERREQLEKDLKDFIRKRDELNEESKKLAEKRNELNAQVKELLNKVRELKKSRDELNSKAKELRAKRSELHKKIDALYKDLDKLRRNIDRGGRPLGEIEKEIRRLEFKQQTAVLTIEKERQLVERIAKLKRELEERKAQLEKHEEFKKLIAEIKKLKEEVRSLTEQIKGYQEQADGVHEQIVDLLKNVDETRKKADEYHAKAVEARKEADRYHAEIIKTRKDIKDLDKIIKALKAKQSKSKEQREKEELIRKAKEIYEMFKRGEKLETEDILLLQRAGLI; this is encoded by the coding sequence ATGCTGGAGAAGTTGGTTGAGAGGAGAGAGCAGCTGGAGAAGGATCTTAAGGATTTTATCAGGAAGAGGGACGAACTGAACGAGGAGTCAAAGAAACTGGCTGAAAAGAGAAATGAGCTAAACGCGCAGGTAAAGGAACTGCTGAACAAAGTCAGAGAGCTGAAAAAATCCAGAGATGAACTAAATTCGAAAGCAAAGGAGCTTAGAGCGAAGAGAAGTGAACTTCACAAAAAGATCGACGCCCTTTACAAGGACCTTGACAAGCTCAGGAGGAACATAGACAGAGGTGGAAGGCCTCTTGGGGAGATAGAGAAGGAGATAAGGAGACTTGAGTTCAAACAGCAGACCGCCGTCCTAACGATTGAAAAAGAAAGACAGCTTGTGGAAAGGATCGCAAAGCTCAAGAGGGAACTTGAGGAGAGAAAAGCACAGCTCGAGAAGCACGAGGAGTTCAAGAAGCTTATAGCTGAGATAAAGAAGCTGAAAGAAGAGGTCAGGAGCCTGACTGAGCAGATTAAAGGTTATCAGGAGCAGGCAGATGGCGTGCATGAGCAGATCGTCGATCTCCTGAAGAACGTTGATGAGACCCGGAAGAAGGCCGACGAATACCATGCAAAAGCGGTTGAGGCGAGAAAAGAGGCAGACAGGTATCATGCGGAGATTATCAAAACCAGAAAGGACATAAAGGATCTTGACAAGATAATCAAGGCACTGAAGGCCAAACAGAGCAAGAGCAAGGAGCAGAGGGAGAAAGAGGAACTGATCAGAAAAGCTAAGGAGATCTACGAGATGTTCAAGAGAGGGGAAAAGCTGGAGACCGAAGACATTCTGCTTCTCCAGAGAGCCGGATTAATTTAA